The Astyanax mexicanus isolate ESR-SI-001 chromosome 14, AstMex3_surface, whole genome shotgun sequence genome window below encodes:
- the morn2 gene encoding MORN repeat-containing protein 2, translating into MSDECEQSELLKISYIFPNGDTYEGECCHTPEGVMMRQGTGTQISSSGTTYSGEWSNDKMNGRGTLSHPSGAVYEGQFRENMYHGRGTYSFPDGTTYSGNFNNNRFEGEGEFTDAEGHVWAGSFHRKAAPGLKLKLNM; encoded by the exons ATGTCTGATGAGTGTGAAC AGTCTGAGCTTCTAAAAATCTCCTACATTTTTCCAAATGGAGACACGTATG aggGGGAGTGCTGTCATACCCCTGAAGGAGTGATGATGAGACAAGGTACTGGCACACAGATCTCATCTTCTGGGACAACATATTCCGGAGAGTGGAGCAATGATAag ATGAATGGCAGGGGGACTCTTTCTCATCCTTCTGGGGCTGTGTATGAAGGCCAGTTCAGGGAGAACATGTACCACGGCAGGGGAACGTACTCCTTCCCTGATGGAACCACATACTCTGGAAACTTCAATAACAACAG ATTTGAGGGTGAGGGAGAGTTCACAGATGCAGAAGGACACGTGTGGGCAGGAAGCTTCCACAGAAAAGCAGCGCCGggactcaaactcaaactcaataTGTAA
- the znf593 gene encoding zinc finger protein 593, giving the protein MGKSKQVGNHKSDKKKNIAKTWKTKRRTKDLDQIHADMIPANAVKLLKQDVDYDVTGCAQHYCLHCARYFVDLKALKEHFKTKVHKRRLKQLKEEPYTQAEAERAAGMGSYIPPKTVDVQTQQVEEDMD; this is encoded by the exons ATGGGGAAGTCCAAGCAGGTGGGAAACCACAAAAGTGACAAAAAGAAGAACATAGCAAAAACATGGAAGACGAAACGACGGACAAAAGACCTGGATCAGATCCATGCAGACATGATCCCTGCTAACGCAGTCAAGCTGCTGAAACAGGATGTGGATTATGACGTCACGGGCTGCGCTCAGCACTACTGCCTGCACTGCGC GAGATACTTTGTTGACCTGAAAGCCCTGAAGGAACATTTCAAGACCAAGGTCCATAAAAGACG TTTGAAGCAGCTGAAAGAAGAGCCGTACACCCAGGCTGAGGCTGAGAGAGCAGCAGGAATGGGCTCCTATATCCCACCAAAAACTGTAGACGTTCAAACACAGCAAGTGGAGGAGGACATGGACTGA